ACGCCGGTGAATGTGTCGTGTGTCATGGCTGTGGTGTGTCGTGGTGTGATCGCTGGGGTGTGATAGTTCGCGCGCGAGACAACGAGGACGGCCCGCGACGGGGCGCTACGCCCGCCGTGAGCCTACCGCGCGCGTTTGGGTTTCGCAATGCCCCGAGAACGGACCGCGCCACACCAGGAGCTGACGGAGACGCCAGCGCGACCCGGAGTGGCCCGTTGCATAGGCGTGACACCGATACGAGACGACTTAGAAGTTTCGAGACGGAGCAACGCGTCCGCGCGGTCTGGGCCGAGTCACTGTCAGCGGGACACGTACCAGTATTTATACTACGCCGACCGCTACGTCCTCGCATGACCGACGTGCATCCCGGGCAACGCGTGGCCATGCTGGCCGACGCGCAGAACCTCTACCACACGGCCCGGAGCCTCTACACCCGAAACATCGACTACGCCTCGCTCCTCGAGGAGGGAGTCGACGGTCGCGAACTCACCCGCGCCATCGCCTACGTGATCCGCGCCGAGGCCGAGGACGAGGAGACGTTCTTCGAGGCGCTGGTCGACATCGGCTTCGAGACGAAGATCAAGGACATCAAGACCTTCGGCGACGGCTCGAAGAAGGCCGACTGGGACGTGGGGATGAGCCTGGACGCCGTGACGCTGGCCGACCACGTCGACACCGTCGTGCTCTGCACCGGCGACGGCGACTTCTCGCGACTCTGTCGGCACCTGAAACACGAGGGCTGCAAGGTCGAGATCATGGCCTTCCGCGAGTCGACCGCCGACGAGCTGATCGAGGCGGCCGACGCCTTCCGCGATCTCAGCGAAGAACAGGAGACGTTTCTGCTCTAGACCGGCCGCCCGCCTTCGGACGTGCCGAGCAGCAATGTGCCGACTGCCATGACCATCGCGGCGACCCCGCCGACGGCGCCGGGCAGTTCGACCTGCTGGAGCCCGACCCCGAGGATCAGCGCCGACCCGACCAGGAGCAGGACCGCACCGACCGCGATCTGCGTCGTTCGTGAAAGCATGTACCGCGGGGTATGTAATTCTCGCCTATAAATCTACCCGAAACCGCCCGCTACCGGCACCACGCCACGTGAAAGGCACACACTAGAACGCCCACTGGTACCGTAACCCACAGCTTCGGCGGCGGGCGGAAGGTGTTTAATCGCTGGCCCGGAAGGCCCGATCAGATGGACGACGAGGACGGTCGGATGCTCCGCCGGATCGCGGACTACCAGTTCGGCGCGGGCGCCGGCGCGGCGCTGTTCCCCGCCGACGAGGACCTGGAGGTCTACCGGACGAGTTCCGGCCGACCACAGCAGGTACTGGCCGACGAGGGTCGACTGGTCACCTACGCCGTCGACGGCCGGTTCACGCTGAGCGCGGCCGGGGCCCGACGGCTGCTCGACGCACTGGACGAGCCGGCCCACCGGGTCGTGGTCGGCGAGGACAGCGACCCGTTCGTCCGGGAGGGACGCAACGCCTTCGCGAAGTTCGTCGAGCGCGCGGATCCGGGCGTCCGCCCGGGCGACGAAGTGGCGGTCGTGCGCGACGACGACACTCTCCTCGGGGTCGGTCGCGCCGAACTCGCCGGCGAGGACATGCTCGACTTCGGGACGGGGATGGCGGTGTTCGTCCGGCACGGCGTGGGTGCGGCCGAGGGCGACGAATCGGTCGCCGAGAGCTGAGCGGTGTGCCGTACTGTGCGGTGGCGGCGCGGAGGCGGTAGTTGCTACGTATTGTGCCGGACGCGAGCCGACGGCTCGCGTCCGGCTTTTTCCCCACGTTTTTGCGATAGTGAGGGACCGAAGGTCCCTCATACCATGTGAACGGGCGTCGTCCGAGAGAGCGGAGCTCTCTCGTGATCACGAAAGTCGCTTCGCGCCTTTCGAACGACTTCGCGCCCCTGAGCATACGAGGTGCGCAGCGCGCACCTACGAACGGACGAAGTGGGTGCCGAAGGGGTTTTCAGCCGGGGGCGCGAGCCTCCGGGTATGTTCGGAGGAGGCGGCGGTTTCGATCCGCAGAAGATGCAACAGATGATGGACCAGTTCGGCATCGACATCGAGGAGCTCGATGCGCAGGAGGTCATAATCCGGACGCCGGACGAGGAACTCGTCTTCACCGACGCGGAAGTCCAGCGGATGGACGCCCAGGGCCAGGAGACCTACCAGGTCATCGGGACGCCCGAGAGTCGCGCGCCCGGTGAGGGCGGCGCGGCGGGCGAGGTGACGGCGGCCGACGACGGCGGCAGCGGTGGGATTCCGGACGCCGACATCGAGATCGTCGCCAACCGGGCGGGCGTGAGCGAAGACGACGCGCGTGAGGCCCTCGAAGCCGAGGACGGCGACCTCGCGGCGGCCGTCGAGCGCCTGGAGTAGCGTGGCGCTGCTCCTGGTCCACGACGACCGCGAGTACCTCCTGGAACGGGGCGAGACCCTCGAGACGGATCTGGGGATCCTCGAAGTGCCCGACGACGCCGCGGCGGGAGAGGTCGTCTCGACGCACCTCGGCGAGCCCTTCACCGTGCGGGAACTCCGGGGCCCGGACTGCTTCAACCACTTCGAGCGCACGGGCGCGCCGATGATGCCCCGCGACATCGGGCTGATCATGGGCCACACGGGCGTCTCCGAAGGCGATCGGGTCCTCGACGCCGGGACGGGGACCGGCGTGCTGGCGGCCTACCTCGGGCGGGCCGGTGCGGAGGTCGTGACCTACGAACAGGACGCCGAATTCGCCGAGGTGGCCCGCGAGAACATGGAACTGGCCGGCGTCGACGACCGGGTGGACGTGCGGACCGGGGACGTGACCGAGCACCTCGACGTGGGCCCGGTGGACGTGCTGACGCTCGACACCGAGGACGCGCCGGCGGTCGTCGAGCACGCCGTGGATCTCCTGACGCCGGGGGGCTATCTGGCGGTCTACTCGCCGTTCGTGGAGGGGACCCGGGACGTCGCGCGGACCGCGCGCGAGGCCGGACTGAGCGGGATCGAGACGCTGGAGACGATCCAGCGGGAGATGGACTTCGACGACCGGGGGTCGCGCCCATCCACTGCGGGCGTGGGCCACACCGGGTTCCTGACGTTCGCCCGACGGGAGTGAGGATGACGGAGCCAGAGAGACGGGGACTCGCGGGTGTCGTCGACGGCGCGCTGACGCTCGCGACGGCGCCGACGGTGGAAGTCGTCGCCAACCTGCTGGTCGACCTCGACGACGCGCGCCTGCACCTGCCGTCGGTGGCCGGGCCCGTCCACATCCGGATCGACAGGCTGCGGGAGGCCGTCCGGATCGTTCGCACCGAGGAGGAGACCCTGAAGCGACTGGACGCGACGCTGACTGCGGGCGGCTACACCGCCGAGGTGTACGTCGGCGAGACACAGGTCGCGCTGCTCGGGGCCGAAGCGGATCCCGGACGCGTCAGTCGGCGACTCGCCGACGGACGGACCGAACTGTTCGCGGGCGGGGTGCTCCGCGCGGCGGTCAGGGACCCCTAGCGGACGACTCTGACCAGGTTCAGCAGTTCCTCGCGGAAGGAGGCGGGATCGATGTCGATGCCCGGGATCGAGATGCCGAGCAGGTCGTCGAGCGACGCGGCGGGGTAGGCGCCGCCGGCCAGGCGGAACTCGCCCCCGGTCGACCAGACGGCGAGGTACCCCTCGACGGGGACGTCGACGACGCTGGTCTCGATGGCGGCCTCGTAGGCCTGGAGGGAGGCGCGGTCGCCGGTCTCGACCCTGATGCGCTCGTGGCCGGCCTTCGAGACGTCGCCGAACCCGCGCTCGCGGAGGCGGTCCCGGAATACGGCGTCGGCCTGCGTGCGGACGGTGGTGAACACGGCTGCCGGGCCGATAGTCGGTGGGAGCGCCGGGGTGAACTCGAGGCGGGTCGCGAAGAAGAAGCGCCACATCCGGTCGACGGCGCCAGCGGTGAGTCCGTTGACGGTCGACCGGAGGTCCTCGTCGTCGTAGACGGCGGTGTGGCCGACGACGCGTGCGACGGGCAACTCGAACACCGTCTCGCTCGACCGATCGGTGACGGCCCACCCGTCGAGGTGGTCCGCTGGCACCCGGGGAGTCCCGTCACCGCTCATCCGTCAGTGGTCGTCCTCACGCCACTTGTGGTCACACTCGGTGCACGTGAAGAATCGCGTCTCGCTCTCGTCGGCGGCGCGGATCTGCTTCATCTCCCAGAAGGCGCGGTCGTTGCCGCACTCCGGACAGCGGGCCCCGGTCGTCGGCCCCATGTCCTCGGCGTCGACCTCGGAGGTGTCGACGACCTCGCTTTCCTCCTGGGCCTGCGTGGACGTCATTGCGGCCTCGTTCGCGGCGTCTCGCGGCTTCTCGAAGTCACAGCTCCCGCAGATCCACATCCCGTCGTCGGTTTTCATCATCGAACCGCACTCGTCACAGAACTCCATTGGTATGCTCCGGATACAGTATCGGCCCCTAAAACCCCCTCGGATCCCGCAGCCGGGAAACGGCTTTGGGGCTGCCGTCGCTCGTCACGCCCGTGAGCCAGATGGCGCAACTCCCGGACCTGCTCGTCGGATCGCTCGAGTCGTTCGCCGCCGGCCTCGTCGCCGCGATCCCCCGGCTGCTCGGCGGCGCACTCTTCCTCGTCCTCGCGTACGTGGCTATCAAGATCGTCACGACCGTCCTCCGGTCGGTACTCTCCCGGACGACGCCCGCCGACCAGGGACTCGTGGTGGATCTCGCGGTCCTGATCGCGAGCATCTTCCTCTGGTTCGGGGCCGGCCTCGCACTGCTGAACG
Above is a genomic segment from Halorientalis sp. LT38 containing:
- a CDS encoding NYN domain-containing protein; amino-acid sequence: MTDVHPGQRVAMLADAQNLYHTARSLYTRNIDYASLLEEGVDGRELTRAIAYVIRAEAEDEETFFEALVDIGFETKIKDIKTFGDGSKKADWDVGMSLDAVTLADHVDTVVLCTGDGDFSRLCRHLKHEGCKVEIMAFRESTADELIEAADAFRDLSEEQETFLL
- a CDS encoding PUA domain-containing protein, which produces MDDEDGRMLRRIADYQFGAGAGAALFPADEDLEVYRTSSGRPQQVLADEGRLVTYAVDGRFTLSAAGARRLLDALDEPAHRVVVGEDSDPFVREGRNAFAKFVERADPGVRPGDEVAVVRDDDTLLGVGRAELAGEDMLDFGTGMAVFVRHGVGAAEGDESVAES
- a CDS encoding nascent polypeptide-associated complex protein — its product is MFGGGGGFDPQKMQQMMDQFGIDIEELDAQEVIIRTPDEELVFTDAEVQRMDAQGQETYQVIGTPESRAPGEGGAAGEVTAADDGGSGGIPDADIEIVANRAGVSEDDAREALEAEDGDLAAAVERLE
- a CDS encoding tRNA (adenine-N1)-methyltransferase — protein: MALLLVHDDREYLLERGETLETDLGILEVPDDAAAGEVVSTHLGEPFTVRELRGPDCFNHFERTGAPMMPRDIGLIMGHTGVSEGDRVLDAGTGTGVLAAYLGRAGAEVVTYEQDAEFAEVARENMELAGVDDRVDVRTGDVTEHLDVGPVDVLTLDTEDAPAVVEHAVDLLTPGGYLAVYSPFVEGTRDVARTAREAGLSGIETLETIQREMDFDDRGSRPSTAGVGHTGFLTFARRE
- a CDS encoding transcription factor S, giving the protein MEFCDECGSMMKTDDGMWICGSCDFEKPRDAANEAAMTSTQAQEESEVVDTSEVDAEDMGPTTGARCPECGNDRAFWEMKQIRAADESETRFFTCTECDHKWREDDH